A single Ziziphus jujuba cultivar Dongzao chromosome 11, ASM3175591v1 DNA region contains:
- the LOC107431507 gene encoding inactive beta-amylase 9 yields MEVSVIRSSQTKIGRTKLACRELGFRNSKANGVKLLTSRSNISFAQSTKSKDLRLRFAPRAVQSPPLRSDKSSDFSKRSKSVRLYVGLPLDTVSECNTVNHARAIAAGLKALKLLGVEGVELPVWWGIVEKEASEKYEWSGYLALAEMVQNAGLKLHVSLCFHGSKQPNIPLPEWVSRIGETQPGIFFTDKSGQHYKQCLSLAVDDLPVLNGKTPVQVYHGFCESFKSTFLPSMGSTIQGISMGLGPDGELRYPSHDRMTKSSRVRGVGEFQCYDQNMLNILKQHADATGNHYWGLGGPHDAPSYDRSPNSGNFFKDHGGSWESPYGDFFLSWYSNQLISHGNRLLSLASSTFDDADMTIYGKVPLMHSWYRTRSHASELTSGFYNTSLRDGYEAVAEMFARNSCKMILPGMDLADEHQPHESLSSPESLLKQIRTACRKHGVEISGQNSSVSGAPGGFEQIKKNLSGENVIDLFTYQRMGAYFFSPEHFPSFTQLVRNLNKQELDSDDLPREDEAAESLQMSSDSGIQMQTA; encoded by the exons ATGGAGGTTTCAGTGATTAGGAGCTCGCAGACGAAGATCGGAAGGACAAAGTTAGCGTGCAGGGAACTAGGCTTTCGCAATTCGAAAGCTAATGGTGTGAAGCTATTAACTTCGAGAAGTAATATCAGCTTCGCTCAGAGCACGAAGTCAAAAGATTTACGGCTTCGATTTGCTCCGAGAGCCGTACAATCACCACCTCTCCGATCCGACAAAAGCTCGGATTTTTCCAAGAGATCCAAGTCG GTAAGATTATATGTTGGTTTACCCTTGGATACAGTTTCAGAATGTAATACAGTAAACCATGCTAGAGCAATAGCAGCTGGATTAAAGGCTTTGAAGCTATTAGGTGTGGAAGGTGTGGAACTTCCAGTTTGGTGGGGAATAGTTGAGAAAGAAGCGTCTGAGAAATACGAATGGTCTGGGTACCTTGCCCTTGCAGAGATGGTTCAAAATGCAGGTCTCAAGCTCCATGTGTCACTTTGTTTTCATGGATCCAAACAACCTAATATCCCACTCCCTGAATGGGTGTCCCGGATTGGTGAAACCCAACCCGGTATATTCTTCACAGACAAGTCAGGACAGCATTACAAACAGTGCTTGTCACTAGCTGTTGATGACCTTCCTGTTCTCAACGGGAAAACTCCAGTTCAAGTTTATCATGGCTTCTGTGAGAGCTTCAAGTCTACATTCTTGCCTTCCATGGGTTCGACAATCCAG GGTATTTCCATGGGCTTAGGGCCAGACGGTGAGCTTCGCTATCCTTCTCATGATCGGATGACCAAAAGTAGCAGAGTCCGTGGAGTTGGAGAATTCCAGTGTTATGACCAGAACATGCTTAACATTCTTAAGCAGCATGCTGATGCAACCGGAAATCATTACTGGGGACTTGGAGGTCCCCATGATGCTCCCAGTTATGATCGGTCACCAAACTCGGGCAACTTCTTCAAGGatcatggtggatcatgggagTCTCCATACGGTGACTTCTTCCTCTCGTGGTACTCAAACCAGCTCATTAGTCATGGCAATCGTCTACTCTCCTTGGCTTCTTCAACTTTTGATGACGCTGATATGACAATATATGGTAAAGTGCCATTGATGCACTCTTGGTACAGAACCCGATCTCATGCTTCTGAGCTGACTTCTGGGTTCTATAACACATCTCTTAGAGATGGTTATGAAGCAGTTGCAGAGATGTTTGCAAGGAATTCATGCAAAATGATATTGCCTGGAATGGACTTAGCAGATGAACACCAGCCACATGAATCTCTTTCAAGTCCCGAGTCATTACTGAAACAAATCAGAACAGCCTGCAGAAAACATGGGGTTGAGATTTCTGGACAAAACTCATCAGTCTCTGGAGCCCCGGGAGGCTTTGAACAGATCAAGAAAAACTTGTCGGGTGAAAATGTGATTGACCTGTTCACTTACCAGAGAATGGGAGCCTACTTCTTTTCACCTGAGCATTTTCCTTCATTCACACAGCTTGTTCGGAACCTTAATAAACAAGAACTGGATTCAGATGATCTGCCTAGAGAGGATGAAGCTGCCGAGTCTCTACAAATGAGTTCTGATTCAGGCATCCAAATGCAAACCGCTTAG
- the LOC107426905 gene encoding tubby-like F-box protein 3 isoform X2, with protein MSIRSMIQDIRMSRPQRVIQDGSPATRAELCDGLSQSCWANMPQELLREVLLKIESSESAWPVRKSVVACAGVCRSWRVITKEIVKTPELSAKLTFPISVKQPGPRDVLLQCFIKRNRSNQTYFLYLSLTNALTDDGKFLLAARKCRRPTCTDYIISLHADDMSKGSSTYIGKLRSNFLGTKFTIFDGQPPCAGAKVIKSRSTRLVNLKQVSPRVPAGNYPVAHISYELNVLGSRGPRRMQCIMDAIPSSAIEHGGVAPTQTELSLSNVDSFPSLPFFRSKSNRTENLLSGPLASQKDGVVVLRNKSPRWHEQLQCWCLNFHGRVTVASVKNFQLVASPENGPAGPEHEKIILQFGKVGKDLFTMDYRYPISAFQAFAICLSSFDTKIACE; from the exons atgtctATAAGGAGTATGATTCAAGACATAAGGATGTCAAGGCCCCAAAGGGTCATTCAGGACGGTTCGCCGGCGACTCGGGCTGAGTTATGCGATGGACTCAGTCAGAGCTGTTGGGCCAACATGCCTCAGGAGCTTCTCAGGGAAGTACTGCTCAAAATCGAGTCTTCTGAGTCCGCCTGGCCGGTGAGGAAGAGCGTCGTGGCTTGTGCAGGTGTTTGCCGGAGCTGGAGAGTGATAACCAAGGAGATCGTCAAGACCCCTGAACTCTCTGCAAAGTTGACCTTTCCTATCTCCGTCaagcag CCTGGTCCAAGGGATGTTCTCCTCCAATGCTTTATAAAACGGAATCGTTCCAACCAAACTTATTTTCTTTACCTAAGTTTGACAAATG CACTAACTGATGATGGGAAATTCCTTCTTGCTGCCCGCAAATGTAGACGCCCCACATGCACTGATTATATCATCTCTCTGCATGCTGATGATATGTCAAAGGGGAGTAGCACCTATATTGGGAAACTGAG ATCAAATTTTCTGGGAACCAAGTTCACAATCTTTGATGGGCAGCCGCCATGTGCTGGAGCCAAGGTTATAAAAAGCCGCTCTACTAGGCTGGTGAACTTGAAACAGGTTTCACCTAGGGTCCCTGCTGGAAACTACCCTGTGGCTCATATTTCATATGAGCTAAATGTGTTGGGTTCCAG GGGTCCTAGGAGAATGCAGTGTATCATGGATGCTATTCCTTCCTCTGCAATTGAACATGGAGGAGTAGCCCCTACACAAACAGAGCTTTCTCTTAGCAATGTAGATTCCTTTCCTTCACTCCCATTTTTCCGATCAAAGTCAAACCGCACAGAAAATTTGCTATCAGGACCTTTGGCTAGCCAAAAAGATGGAGTGGTGGTGTTAAGAAACAAGTCTCCTAGATGGCATGAGCAACTCCAGTGTTGGTGTTTGAACTTTCATGGACGAGTAACGGTTGCTTCAGTGAAAAACTTTCAATTGGTGGCTTCTCCTGAGAATGGACCAGCTGGGCCAGAACATGAGAAGATCATCCTCCAGTTTGGAAAAGTAGGGAAAGACTTATTTACCATGGATTACCGGTATCCAATTTCGGCATTTCAGGCCTTTGCAATCTGCCTCAGCAGCTTTGACACCAAGATTGCTTGTGAATGA
- the LOC107426912 gene encoding uncharacterized protein LOC107426912, translating into MKHLECSQSSLPDDIALKIASLLEVSDLCALGSCSRFWRGIYGSDCLWKSLTRERWPFSDLSQGSSSSSSTSIEIPISKGWKSYYIKKHNEMADRVAEVVEFVRRSPTSESIQVGDYLRAIDNLHSMQLGFKDVQLNFFNPKLNALLNLVGLHYCIKWLQVQAEKVLEALECSKISDRQVSVRWWKVGRRFYGFRMRDESHCCRVSLADLATERGDEVLGVLHRGAIHEVLQVQISVADCSCSPWFC; encoded by the exons atgaaacatttGGAATGCAGTCAGAGCTCTCTCCCGGACGATATTGCCCTTAAGATTGCTTCTTTACTTGAG GTCTCGGATTTATGTGCACTGGGCAGTTGTTCTCGGTTTTGGAGGGGAATCTATGGCTCTGATTGTTTATGGAAGTCTTTGACAAGAGAAAGATGGCCATTTTCAGATTTATCACAAgggtcttcatcatcatcttcaactTCTATCGAAATCCCCATCTCCAag GGTTGGAAGAGCTATTACATCAAAAAGCACAATGAGATGGCAGATAGAGTGGCTGAGGTAGTGGAGTTTGTGAGAAGATCCCCAACGTCTGAATCGATTCAGGTTGGGGACTATCTGAGAGCAATTGATAATTTGCATTCAATGCAGCTTGGTTTTAAAGATGTTCAATTAAACTTTTTCAATCCAAAGCTTAATGCACTGCTCAATTTAGTTGGCTTGCACTACTGCATAAAATGGCTTCAAGTTCAG GCTGAGAAAGTCCTGGAAGCCCTTGAATGTAGCAAGATCTCAGATAGGCAAGTTAGCGTTAGATGGTGGAAGGTCGGAAGACGGTTCTATGGTTTCAGAATGCGCGATGAGTCTCACTGTTGTCGGGTCTCTTTGGCAGACCTTGCAACGGAAAGGGGAGATGAAGTTCTCGGTGTGCTCCATCGCGGTGCCATTCATGAAGTATTACAAGTTCAGATCTCTGTAGCTGATTGCTCATGCTCTCCCTGGTTTTGCTAA
- the LOC107426905 gene encoding tubby-like F-box protein 3 isoform X1, whose protein sequence is MSIRSMIQDIRMSRPQRVIQDGSPATRAELCDGLSQSCWANMPQELLREVLLKIESSESAWPVRKSVVACAGVCRSWRVITKEIVKTPELSAKLTFPISVKQPGPRDVLLQCFIKRNRSNQTYFLYLSLTNALTDDGKFLLAARKCRRPTCTDYIISLHADDMSKGSSTYIGKLRSNFLGTKFTIFDGQPPCAGAKVIKSRSTRLVNLKQVSPRVPAGNYPVAHISYELNVLGSSRGPRRMQCIMDAIPSSAIEHGGVAPTQTELSLSNVDSFPSLPFFRSKSNRTENLLSGPLASQKDGVVVLRNKSPRWHEQLQCWCLNFHGRVTVASVKNFQLVASPENGPAGPEHEKIILQFGKVGKDLFTMDYRYPISAFQAFAICLSSFDTKIACE, encoded by the exons atgtctATAAGGAGTATGATTCAAGACATAAGGATGTCAAGGCCCCAAAGGGTCATTCAGGACGGTTCGCCGGCGACTCGGGCTGAGTTATGCGATGGACTCAGTCAGAGCTGTTGGGCCAACATGCCTCAGGAGCTTCTCAGGGAAGTACTGCTCAAAATCGAGTCTTCTGAGTCCGCCTGGCCGGTGAGGAAGAGCGTCGTGGCTTGTGCAGGTGTTTGCCGGAGCTGGAGAGTGATAACCAAGGAGATCGTCAAGACCCCTGAACTCTCTGCAAAGTTGACCTTTCCTATCTCCGTCaagcag CCTGGTCCAAGGGATGTTCTCCTCCAATGCTTTATAAAACGGAATCGTTCCAACCAAACTTATTTTCTTTACCTAAGTTTGACAAATG CACTAACTGATGATGGGAAATTCCTTCTTGCTGCCCGCAAATGTAGACGCCCCACATGCACTGATTATATCATCTCTCTGCATGCTGATGATATGTCAAAGGGGAGTAGCACCTATATTGGGAAACTGAG ATCAAATTTTCTGGGAACCAAGTTCACAATCTTTGATGGGCAGCCGCCATGTGCTGGAGCCAAGGTTATAAAAAGCCGCTCTACTAGGCTGGTGAACTTGAAACAGGTTTCACCTAGGGTCCCTGCTGGAAACTACCCTGTGGCTCATATTTCATATGAGCTAAATGTGTTGGGTTCCAG CAGGGGTCCTAGGAGAATGCAGTGTATCATGGATGCTATTCCTTCCTCTGCAATTGAACATGGAGGAGTAGCCCCTACACAAACAGAGCTTTCTCTTAGCAATGTAGATTCCTTTCCTTCACTCCCATTTTTCCGATCAAAGTCAAACCGCACAGAAAATTTGCTATCAGGACCTTTGGCTAGCCAAAAAGATGGAGTGGTGGTGTTAAGAAACAAGTCTCCTAGATGGCATGAGCAACTCCAGTGTTGGTGTTTGAACTTTCATGGACGAGTAACGGTTGCTTCAGTGAAAAACTTTCAATTGGTGGCTTCTCCTGAGAATGGACCAGCTGGGCCAGAACATGAGAAGATCATCCTCCAGTTTGGAAAAGTAGGGAAAGACTTATTTACCATGGATTACCGGTATCCAATTTCGGCATTTCAGGCCTTTGCAATCTGCCTCAGCAGCTTTGACACCAAGATTGCTTGTGAATGA
- the LOC107426917 gene encoding probable serine/threonine-protein kinase At1g54610 isoform X1: MGCVFGKQGSARPVGKEVRKEESGGGGAEVRVVKKAEVSEVAQNGGNRNQNEEGGGGGGGGGGGGGGGGNVRPKGERKRSSKLNPRLSNPPKHVHGEQVAAGWPSWLSAVAGEAINGWTPRRADTFEKLDKIGQGTYSNVYKARDTLTGKIVALKKVRFDNLEPESVKFMAREILILRRLDHPNVVKLEGLVTSRMSCSLYLVFEYMEHDLAGLAASPGIKFTEPQVKCYMHQLLSGLEHCHKRHVLHRDIKGSNLLIDNGGVLKIADFGLASFFDPNHRQPMTSRVVTLWYRPPELLLGATDYGVGVDLWSAGCILAELLAGKPIMPGRTEVEQLHKIFKLCGSPSEDYWKKSKLPHATIFKPQQSYKRSIAETFKDFPPSSLPLIETLLAIDPAERQTASAALRSEFFTTKPYACDPSSLPKYPPSKEMDAKIRDEEARRLRAVGKVNADGMKKSRPRDRAVRAMPAPEANAELQANLDRRRLITHANAKSKSEKFPPPHQDGALGYQLGSSHHIDPAFDPPDVPFSTNFAYAKAPIQTWSGPLVDPASVGAPRRKKHTSGDTRSSKKDSRR, encoded by the exons ATGGGGTGTGTGTTTGGGAAACAAGGTTCGGCCAGGCCTGTAGGGAAGGAGGttagaaaagaagaaagtgGAGGTGGAGGAGCAGAGGTTCGGGTTGTGAAGAAAGCGGAGGTGAGCGAGGTTGCTCAGAATGGTGGAAATCGGAACCAGAATGAGGaaggtggaggtggaggtggaggtggaggtggaggtggaggaggaggagggaaTGTTAGGCCTAAAGGAGAGAGGAAGCGATCTTCGAAGTTGAATCCCAGGTTGAGCAATCCTCCTAAGCATGTTCACGGCGAGCAAGTCGCCGCCGGTTGGCCATCTTGGCTCTCTGCTGTTGCCGGTGAGGCTATCAATGGCTGGACGCCTCGTAGGGCTGATACTTTTGAGAAGCTCGATAAG ATTGGGCAAGGTACATACAGTAATGTATACAAAGCTAGGGATACATTGACGGGGAAAATTGTTGCATTGAAGAAAGTTCGGTTTGATAATTTAGAGCCTGAGAGTGTAAAATTCATGGCGAGGGAGATTCTCATTCTGCGCCGTTTGGATCATCCAAACGTTGTCAAATTAGAAGGTTTAGTGACTTCAAGGATGTCTTGCAGTTTGTATCTTGTATTTGAGTATATGGAGCATGATTTGGCAGGACTTGCAGCAAGTCCAGGAATCAAGTTTACAGAGCCTCAG GTCAAATGTTATATGCACCAGCTACTGTCAGGACTTGAACACTGTCACAAACGCCATGTGTTGCATCGTGATATTAAAGGGTCAAATCTTCTTATTGACAATGGAGGAGTCTTAAAGATTGCTGATTTTGGATTGGCTTCCTTTTTTGATCCTAATCATAGGCAGCCAATGACCAGTAGGGTAGTTACTCTATGGTACAGACCTCCAGAGCTTCTTCTTGGTGCCACTGATTATGGTGTTGGTGTGGACCTATGGAGTGCTGGCTGCATTTTAGCTGAGTTATTAGCAGGGAAGCCTATCATGCCTGGTCGCACAGAA GTGGAGCAGCTGCACAAGATATTTAAGTTATGTGGCTCTCCTTCTGAAGATTATTGGAAAAAGTCAAAGTTGCCGCATGCAACCATTTTTAAGCCCCAACAATCATACAAACGAAGCATTGCAGAGACATTCAAAGATTTTCCACCATCATCATTGCCTCTAATCGAGACCCTTCTTGCTATTGACCCAGCAGAACGTCAAACTGCATCTGCTGCATTGAGGAGTGAA TTTTTTACAACGAAACCTTATGCCTGTGATCCGTCTAGCCTTCCGAAATATCCTCCCAGCAAAGAGATGGATGCTAAGATACGTGATGAAGAAGCTAGAAG GTTGAGAGCTGTTGGCAAAGTTAATGCAGATGGCATGAAGAAATCTCGGCCACGAGATCGAGCTGTAAGGGCAATGCCTGCTCCAGAAGCCAATGCTGAGCTTCAAGCTAATCTTGAT AGGCGGCGTCTAATAACGCATGCAAATGCCAAGAGCAAAAGCGAGAAGTTTCCTCCACCACACCAAGATGGAGCACTTGGCTATCAATTAGGTTCGTCGCATCATATTGATCCAGCTTTTGATCCGCCTGATGTTCCATTCAGCACAAACTTCGCATATGCAAAAGCACCCATTCAAACTTGGTCTGGTCCATTGGTGGACCCTGCTTCAGTTGGGGCTCCACGGCGAAAGAAACATACATCTGGTGATACAAGATCATCAAAAAAAGATTCCAGGAGATAA
- the LOC107426913 gene encoding uncharacterized protein LOC107426913 gives MGTIGAFPTTAIRPRGLVGHFPNLSPSSWYFTSKQRFRLSLAVKKTQNYFTATTSSSSMATPSLQVSASSTIGAKNEELEASSSGLVGENDLLIVGPGVLGRLVAQKWREEHPGSQIYGQTVTTDHHEELIKMGINPSLKDANVTHKFPFVIFCAPPSRSSDYPGDVRIAATNWNGEGSFLFTSSSAPYDCYDNGPCDEDTPVVPLGRSPRTDILLKAEKVVLEFGGCVVRLAGLYISFMKSNYRGAHAYWLEKGIVESRPDHVLNLIHYEDAASLSVAILKKRLRSRIFLGCDNHPLSRQEVMDLVNKSGKFSKKFEAFTGTSDPLGKRLNNSKTREEIGWEPKYPSFAQFLASI, from the exons ATGGGAACCATTGGTGCTTTCCCTACTACCGCCATTAGACCTCGAGGACTTGTTGGGCATTTCCCAAATCTTTCCCCATCTTCTTGGTATTTCACTTCCAAACAACGCTTTAGACTTTCCCTCGCTGTCAAAAAAACCCAGAATTATTTCACCGCGACAACAAGCTCGTCGTCAATGGCTACACCTTCTCTCCAAGTCTCTGCTTCGTCCACCATtg GTGCAAAAAATGAAGAACTTGAGGCTTCCTCATCTGGGTTGGTGGGAGAGAACGACTTGCTGATTGTTGGACCGGGAGTTCTTGGTCGCTTAGTGGCACAGAAATGGAGGGAG GAGCATCCGGGGAGTCAAATATATGGGCAAACTGTGACCACCGATCACCATGAGGAGTTGATTAAAATGGGGATTAATCCATCTTTGAAGGATGCAAATGTGACCCATAAATTTCCCTTTGTCATATTTTGTGCTCCTCCCTCTAGAAGCTCGGACTACCCTGGTGATGTTCG GATAGCTGCAACAAATTGGAATGGTGAAGGTTCTTTCTTATTTACATCAAGTTCTGCACCATATGACTGTTATGACAATGGACCATGTGATGAG GACACTCCAGTGGTGCCGCTGGGGAGGAGTCCTAGGACAGACATTCTTCTGAAAGCAGAAAAAGTAGTATTGGAGTTTGGTGGTTGTGTTGTTAGATTGGCTGGACTTTACATATCCTTTATGAAATCAAATT ATAGAGGTGCACATGCCTATTGGTTGGAGAAGggaattgttgaatctcgtccAGATCATGTCCTGAATCTTATACATTATGAG GATGCAGCTTCTCTTTCAGTTGCAATCTTGAAGAAGAGATTACGTAGCCGAATTTTCTTGGGTTGTGACAACCATCCTTTATCCAG GCAAGAAGTAATGGACTTGGTTAATAAAAGTGGGAAATTCAGTAAAAAGTTCGAGGCTTTTACGG GAACTAGTGATCCTTTGGGTAAGAGATTAAACAACTCAAAAACTCGTGAGGAAATAGGGTGGGAGCCAAAGTACCCCAGTTTTGCTCAGTTCCTTGCGAGCATTTGA
- the LOC107426917 gene encoding probable serine/threonine-protein kinase At1g54610 isoform X3 codes for MGCVFGKQGSARPVGKEVRKEESGGGGAEVRVVKKAEVSEVAQNGGNRNQNEEGGGGGGGGGGGGGGGGNVRPKGERKRSSKLNPRLSNPPKHVHGEQVAAGWPSWLSAVAGEAINGWTPRRADTFEKLDKIGQGTYSNVYKARDTLTGKIVALKKVRFDNLEPESVKFMAREILILRRLDHPNVVKLEGLVTSRMSCSLYLVFEYMEHDLAGLAASPGIKFTEPQVKCYMHQLLSGLEHCHKRHVLHRDIKGSNLLIDNGGVLKIADFGLASFFDPNHRQPMTSRVVTLWYRPPELLLGATDYGVGVDLWSAGCILAELLAGKPIMPGRTEFFTTKPYACDPSSLPKYPPSKEMDAKIRDEEARRLRAVGKVNADGMKKSRPRDRAVRAMPAPEANAELQANLDRRRLITHANAKSKSEKFPPPHQDGALGYQLGSSHHIDPAFDPPDVPFSTNFAYAKAPIQTWSGPLVDPASVGAPRRKKHTSGDTRSSKKDSRR; via the exons ATGGGGTGTGTGTTTGGGAAACAAGGTTCGGCCAGGCCTGTAGGGAAGGAGGttagaaaagaagaaagtgGAGGTGGAGGAGCAGAGGTTCGGGTTGTGAAGAAAGCGGAGGTGAGCGAGGTTGCTCAGAATGGTGGAAATCGGAACCAGAATGAGGaaggtggaggtggaggtggaggtggaggtggaggtggaggaggaggagggaaTGTTAGGCCTAAAGGAGAGAGGAAGCGATCTTCGAAGTTGAATCCCAGGTTGAGCAATCCTCCTAAGCATGTTCACGGCGAGCAAGTCGCCGCCGGTTGGCCATCTTGGCTCTCTGCTGTTGCCGGTGAGGCTATCAATGGCTGGACGCCTCGTAGGGCTGATACTTTTGAGAAGCTCGATAAG ATTGGGCAAGGTACATACAGTAATGTATACAAAGCTAGGGATACATTGACGGGGAAAATTGTTGCATTGAAGAAAGTTCGGTTTGATAATTTAGAGCCTGAGAGTGTAAAATTCATGGCGAGGGAGATTCTCATTCTGCGCCGTTTGGATCATCCAAACGTTGTCAAATTAGAAGGTTTAGTGACTTCAAGGATGTCTTGCAGTTTGTATCTTGTATTTGAGTATATGGAGCATGATTTGGCAGGACTTGCAGCAAGTCCAGGAATCAAGTTTACAGAGCCTCAG GTCAAATGTTATATGCACCAGCTACTGTCAGGACTTGAACACTGTCACAAACGCCATGTGTTGCATCGTGATATTAAAGGGTCAAATCTTCTTATTGACAATGGAGGAGTCTTAAAGATTGCTGATTTTGGATTGGCTTCCTTTTTTGATCCTAATCATAGGCAGCCAATGACCAGTAGGGTAGTTACTCTATGGTACAGACCTCCAGAGCTTCTTCTTGGTGCCACTGATTATGGTGTTGGTGTGGACCTATGGAGTGCTGGCTGCATTTTAGCTGAGTTATTAGCAGGGAAGCCTATCATGCCTGGTCGCACAGAA TTTTTTACAACGAAACCTTATGCCTGTGATCCGTCTAGCCTTCCGAAATATCCTCCCAGCAAAGAGATGGATGCTAAGATACGTGATGAAGAAGCTAGAAG GTTGAGAGCTGTTGGCAAAGTTAATGCAGATGGCATGAAGAAATCTCGGCCACGAGATCGAGCTGTAAGGGCAATGCCTGCTCCAGAAGCCAATGCTGAGCTTCAAGCTAATCTTGAT AGGCGGCGTCTAATAACGCATGCAAATGCCAAGAGCAAAAGCGAGAAGTTTCCTCCACCACACCAAGATGGAGCACTTGGCTATCAATTAGGTTCGTCGCATCATATTGATCCAGCTTTTGATCCGCCTGATGTTCCATTCAGCACAAACTTCGCATATGCAAAAGCACCCATTCAAACTTGGTCTGGTCCATTGGTGGACCCTGCTTCAGTTGGGGCTCCACGGCGAAAGAAACATACATCTGGTGATACAAGATCATCAAAAAAAGATTCCAGGAGATAA
- the LOC107426917 gene encoding probable serine/threonine-protein kinase At1g54610 isoform X2 produces the protein MGCVFGKQGSARPVGKEVRKEESGGGGAEVRVVKKAEVSEVAQNGGNRNQNEEGGGGGGNVRPKGERKRSSKLNPRLSNPPKHVHGEQVAAGWPSWLSAVAGEAINGWTPRRADTFEKLDKIGQGTYSNVYKARDTLTGKIVALKKVRFDNLEPESVKFMAREILILRRLDHPNVVKLEGLVTSRMSCSLYLVFEYMEHDLAGLAASPGIKFTEPQVKCYMHQLLSGLEHCHKRHVLHRDIKGSNLLIDNGGVLKIADFGLASFFDPNHRQPMTSRVVTLWYRPPELLLGATDYGVGVDLWSAGCILAELLAGKPIMPGRTEVEQLHKIFKLCGSPSEDYWKKSKLPHATIFKPQQSYKRSIAETFKDFPPSSLPLIETLLAIDPAERQTASAALRSEFFTTKPYACDPSSLPKYPPSKEMDAKIRDEEARRLRAVGKVNADGMKKSRPRDRAVRAMPAPEANAELQANLDRRRLITHANAKSKSEKFPPPHQDGALGYQLGSSHHIDPAFDPPDVPFSTNFAYAKAPIQTWSGPLVDPASVGAPRRKKHTSGDTRSSKKDSRR, from the exons ATGGGGTGTGTGTTTGGGAAACAAGGTTCGGCCAGGCCTGTAGGGAAGGAGGttagaaaagaagaaagtgGAGGTGGAGGAGCAGAGGTTCGGGTTGTGAAGAAAGCGGAGGTGAGCGAGGTTGCTCAGAATGGTGGAAATCGGAACCAGAATGAGGaaggtggag gaggaggagggaaTGTTAGGCCTAAAGGAGAGAGGAAGCGATCTTCGAAGTTGAATCCCAGGTTGAGCAATCCTCCTAAGCATGTTCACGGCGAGCAAGTCGCCGCCGGTTGGCCATCTTGGCTCTCTGCTGTTGCCGGTGAGGCTATCAATGGCTGGACGCCTCGTAGGGCTGATACTTTTGAGAAGCTCGATAAG ATTGGGCAAGGTACATACAGTAATGTATACAAAGCTAGGGATACATTGACGGGGAAAATTGTTGCATTGAAGAAAGTTCGGTTTGATAATTTAGAGCCTGAGAGTGTAAAATTCATGGCGAGGGAGATTCTCATTCTGCGCCGTTTGGATCATCCAAACGTTGTCAAATTAGAAGGTTTAGTGACTTCAAGGATGTCTTGCAGTTTGTATCTTGTATTTGAGTATATGGAGCATGATTTGGCAGGACTTGCAGCAAGTCCAGGAATCAAGTTTACAGAGCCTCAG GTCAAATGTTATATGCACCAGCTACTGTCAGGACTTGAACACTGTCACAAACGCCATGTGTTGCATCGTGATATTAAAGGGTCAAATCTTCTTATTGACAATGGAGGAGTCTTAAAGATTGCTGATTTTGGATTGGCTTCCTTTTTTGATCCTAATCATAGGCAGCCAATGACCAGTAGGGTAGTTACTCTATGGTACAGACCTCCAGAGCTTCTTCTTGGTGCCACTGATTATGGTGTTGGTGTGGACCTATGGAGTGCTGGCTGCATTTTAGCTGAGTTATTAGCAGGGAAGCCTATCATGCCTGGTCGCACAGAA GTGGAGCAGCTGCACAAGATATTTAAGTTATGTGGCTCTCCTTCTGAAGATTATTGGAAAAAGTCAAAGTTGCCGCATGCAACCATTTTTAAGCCCCAACAATCATACAAACGAAGCATTGCAGAGACATTCAAAGATTTTCCACCATCATCATTGCCTCTAATCGAGACCCTTCTTGCTATTGACCCAGCAGAACGTCAAACTGCATCTGCTGCATTGAGGAGTGAA TTTTTTACAACGAAACCTTATGCCTGTGATCCGTCTAGCCTTCCGAAATATCCTCCCAGCAAAGAGATGGATGCTAAGATACGTGATGAAGAAGCTAGAAG GTTGAGAGCTGTTGGCAAAGTTAATGCAGATGGCATGAAGAAATCTCGGCCACGAGATCGAGCTGTAAGGGCAATGCCTGCTCCAGAAGCCAATGCTGAGCTTCAAGCTAATCTTGAT AGGCGGCGTCTAATAACGCATGCAAATGCCAAGAGCAAAAGCGAGAAGTTTCCTCCACCACACCAAGATGGAGCACTTGGCTATCAATTAGGTTCGTCGCATCATATTGATCCAGCTTTTGATCCGCCTGATGTTCCATTCAGCACAAACTTCGCATATGCAAAAGCACCCATTCAAACTTGGTCTGGTCCATTGGTGGACCCTGCTTCAGTTGGGGCTCCACGGCGAAAGAAACATACATCTGGTGATACAAGATCATCAAAAAAAGATTCCAGGAGATAA